The proteins below are encoded in one region of Fibrella aestuarina BUZ 2:
- a CDS encoding element excision factor XisH family protein translates to MAKDLFHEAVKIALQKEGWEITHDPYFLEALGTDIQIDLGAEKLIGAQRGKEYIAVEVKSFIGPSLVYDFHLALGQYMNYLRGLRKNDPARRLFLAVPESAYYSFFLKADVAEAVKDFNLNLLVYNDISQTVVEWVLP, encoded by the coding sequence GTGGCGAAGGATCTGTTTCATGAGGCTGTAAAAATTGCGTTGCAAAAAGAAGGTTGGGAGATCACCCATGATCCCTACTTTCTGGAAGCTTTAGGAACAGATATTCAGATTGATCTTGGAGCCGAAAAGTTAATCGGTGCCCAACGAGGTAAAGAGTATATTGCCGTAGAAGTTAAAAGTTTCATTGGTCCATCGCTGGTCTATGATTTTCATTTAGCATTAGGGCAATACATGAATTACCTGCGTGGCCTACGCAAAAACGATCCTGCTCGGCGTTTGTTTTTAGCAGTACCTGAGAGCGCTTATTACTCGTTTTTCTTGAAAGCCGATGTCGCCGAAGCCGTCAAAGACTTCAATCTTAATCTGCTTGTTTACAACGATATATCGCAGACAGTTGTCGAATGGGTACTACCTTGA
- a CDS encoding Autocrine proliferation repressor PhoPQ-activated pathogenicity-related protein — MVINTFLSRLLASALFFITSIFCAFSQPPGPLATRNVQTDPHTILPQYVSESDSAYQWEIIQRSTTNKGTFFQLSLVSQRWRNIRWKHNLFVFFPVSYSSTTGFLSLQMSFEPDQAYTGLLQAAQATGMPCAILGDVPNQPLFDGKWEDELLNYTFERYLQTGEGTWPLLLPMVKGAVRAIDALQALTKQQAFPILEHFILAGHSKRGHTAWLTAAVDKRVTGLVIQGFNTLNSVAQIPHYLAVYGELNQSALAAKKVIEQINTNQGQNLLQIVDAYTYRDQLMLPKLLIVGTNDDYTPVDALNLYWSGLRGSKSVLSLTNTDHVGANNDARLFPTAYAFIQATAKGETLPNLQSNLEQQKGKIKLIITTDESASTARVWRTHSSTQDFRESQWVAQSVVLTVDSIAQKKKPFKWFVLEIDEPASGYMALIGEVEFANQSKNFILSTIPYVIKSR, encoded by the coding sequence ATGGTTATTAATACTTTTTTGAGCAGATTACTGGCTAGCGCTCTGTTCTTTATCACAAGTATATTTTGTGCGTTTTCGCAACCACCCGGGCCCCTTGCGACACGAAACGTTCAGACAGACCCTCATACTATTTTACCGCAGTACGTCAGTGAATCAGACTCTGCCTATCAGTGGGAAATAATCCAGCGGTCAACTACGAACAAGGGTACTTTCTTTCAGCTATCGCTTGTATCACAGAGGTGGCGAAACATTCGCTGGAAGCATAATTTATTCGTGTTCTTCCCGGTTTCGTACTCATCAACGACGGGATTCTTATCCTTACAAATGTCGTTTGAGCCCGATCAGGCTTATACTGGACTGTTACAAGCTGCTCAAGCTACGGGCATGCCCTGTGCCATACTAGGTGACGTACCCAATCAGCCTCTATTTGATGGAAAATGGGAAGATGAACTCCTTAATTACACCTTCGAGCGCTATCTGCAAACCGGAGAGGGTACTTGGCCTTTGCTACTTCCAATGGTTAAGGGAGCCGTTCGGGCGATAGATGCGCTTCAAGCGCTAACTAAGCAACAAGCTTTTCCTATTCTTGAGCATTTCATTCTTGCTGGCCACTCTAAACGAGGTCATACAGCTTGGCTTACGGCTGCAGTAGACAAGCGTGTAACCGGACTCGTTATTCAGGGATTCAATACACTAAATTCAGTAGCTCAAATTCCGCATTACTTAGCTGTTTATGGTGAACTCAATCAATCCGCTTTGGCTGCAAAAAAAGTAATCGAGCAAATAAATACGAACCAAGGTCAGAATCTGCTCCAGATTGTCGATGCCTACACGTATCGAGACCAGTTAATGTTGCCCAAGCTACTCATCGTTGGCACTAATGATGACTATACGCCGGTCGATGCCTTGAATTTGTATTGGTCTGGTTTACGGGGTTCTAAATCGGTTCTATCGCTAACAAATACTGACCATGTTGGAGCCAACAACGATGCCAGGCTCTTTCCGACGGCCTACGCTTTTATTCAAGCCACAGCAAAAGGAGAAACTCTGCCCAATCTGCAAAGTAATCTTGAGCAGCAGAAAGGTAAAATCAAGCTGATTATCACAACTGACGAATCGGCTTCGACAGCCCGTGTTTGGCGAACTCATTCATCGACTCAAGACTTCCGAGAAAGTCAATGGGTAGCTCAGTCGGTAGTTTTAACCGTTGATTCAATAGCTCAAAAAAAGAAGCCTTTTAAGTGGTTTGTACTAGAGATTGATGAACCTGCATCCGGATATATGGCTCTGATTGGTGAGGTTGAGTTTGCTAACCAATCGAAAAACTTCATATTATCAACTATACCCTACGTCATAAAAAGCAGATGA
- a CDS encoding lysylphosphatidylglycerol synthase domain-containing protein: MPSFAKKITFWAKLATFFGLLLFIAYTVRQQPTDWRILAQQLRRTDWTSPNALILLALTPLNWSVEALKWQWLARRVQPLRFSEALGGVLAGLSLGMALPGPLGDTAGRVFSIRARRGPGNVPERGAAIGAALVSGGMQFYVAVIVGAVAWATYLAYAPVRDTTGGRVLLGLLGTLSAAGVVLNFYRHRFVSWSERWPRLGTYARYWAVIGQYSHADMAGAFGLALLRHLIFSMQLVAAFRLYGVDLAAVPLAAGVGVIYLVKTIAPAFNWLSDLGIREAAALWVFAPFGLPAPLLLTATLTLWLINILLPVLIGLAFVGRTVGRAVGER; encoded by the coding sequence ATGCCCAGTTTTGCTAAAAAAATCACTTTCTGGGCCAAACTGGCGACGTTTTTCGGGCTGCTGCTCTTCATCGCCTATACCGTCCGTCAGCAACCCACCGACTGGCGAATCCTCGCCCAACAACTCCGACGAACGGATTGGACGTCGCCCAACGCGCTGATCCTGCTCGCACTAACGCCACTGAACTGGTCGGTCGAAGCCTTGAAATGGCAGTGGCTGGCCCGGCGGGTGCAACCCCTGCGTTTTTCGGAAGCGCTGGGCGGCGTGCTGGCGGGGCTGTCGCTCGGCATGGCGCTGCCCGGTCCGCTGGGCGACACCGCCGGGCGGGTCTTTTCCATCCGGGCGCGTCGCGGGCCGGGCAACGTACCTGAGCGGGGGGCGGCCATCGGGGCGGCGCTGGTCTCGGGTGGGATGCAGTTCTACGTCGCGGTGATTGTGGGGGCGGTGGCCTGGGCAACGTACCTGGCCTATGCACCTGTCCGCGATACCACGGGTGGGCGGGTGCTGCTGGGCCTGCTGGGTACGTTGTCGGCGGCTGGCGTCGTGTTGAATTTTTACCGGCATCGGTTCGTCAGCTGGTCGGAGCGGTGGCCGAGGCTGGGTACGTATGCCCGCTATTGGGCCGTGATCGGGCAGTATAGCCACGCCGATATGGCCGGGGCGTTTGGGCTGGCGTTGCTGCGGCATCTGATCTTTTCGATGCAATTGGTCGCTGCCTTCCGACTGTATGGCGTTGACCTGGCGGCGGTTCCATTGGCGGCTGGCGTCGGCGTCATCTATCTGGTGAAAACCATCGCGCCGGCGTTCAACTGGCTTAGTGATCTGGGCATCCGGGAAGCCGCCGCGCTCTGGGTCTTTGCGCCGTTTGGCTTACCGGCGCCGCTCTTGCTCACCGCCACGTTGACGCTCTGGCTGATCAACATCCTGCTCCCGGTCCTGATTGGGCTGGCGTTCGTTGGGCGGACGGTGGGCCGGGCGGTAGGGGAGCGGTAG
- a CDS encoding XisI protein, with the protein MSNKREQYRAILLALLNQWAAYTPANLAEAEGQVIADLQRDHFQLVRLGWRNDAFVHNTIFHFDIKADDKVWIQANWTDTDIAAELVERGIEKTDIVLGFQPPRYRPYTGYATA; encoded by the coding sequence ATGAGCAACAAACGAGAGCAATATCGGGCCATTTTATTAGCCCTGCTTAATCAGTGGGCTGCCTATACGCCTGCGAATCTGGCAGAAGCAGAGGGGCAAGTAATAGCCGATCTTCAACGAGACCATTTTCAACTCGTCAGGCTTGGCTGGCGAAACGACGCGTTTGTTCACAATACCATCTTCCACTTCGACATAAAAGCGGATGATAAGGTGTGGATTCAGGCCAACTGGACAGATACAGACATTGCAGCTGAACTGGTAGAACGCGGCATTGAGAAAACGGACATCGTATTGGGCTTTCAACCACCACGTTACCGGCCTTATACAGGTTACGCTACAGCCTGA
- the ruvC gene encoding crossover junction endodeoxyribonuclease RuvC: MALQTKASPPDLPEKIILGVDPGTQIAGYGVISVRAGVMRMLQYGVVNLTKYTTHQLKLQKLHETMLRLIEEHHPDEMSIEDPFFGKNVQAMLKLGRAQGVVMAAALSRNIPIVEYAPRRVKQSVTGNGNASKDQVAHMVSHLLKVDLEPQFFDATDALAIAICHHFHENALPTRSTKSTKKGAWGAFVSENGDRVM; encoded by the coding sequence ATGGCCTTGCAGACAAAAGCTTCACCACCCGATTTGCCCGAGAAAATTATTCTTGGCGTTGACCCCGGCACGCAGATCGCCGGTTACGGGGTTATCTCGGTTCGGGCCGGGGTGATGCGGATGCTGCAATACGGCGTGGTGAACCTCACCAAATATACGACCCACCAGCTCAAGCTTCAGAAACTGCACGAAACGATGCTGCGCCTCATCGAGGAACACCACCCCGACGAGATGTCGATCGAAGATCCGTTTTTCGGTAAAAACGTGCAGGCCATGCTGAAATTGGGTCGGGCGCAGGGCGTGGTCATGGCCGCCGCCCTATCGCGCAACATTCCGATTGTCGAGTACGCACCGCGCCGGGTGAAGCAGTCGGTGACGGGGAACGGCAACGCCTCAAAAGATCAGGTCGCGCACATGGTGTCGCACCTGCTGAAAGTGGACCTGGAACCGCAGTTCTTCGACGCGACCGACGCGCTCGCCATCGCCATCTGCCATCATTTCCACGAAAACGCCCTACCCACCCGCTCGACTAAATCGACCAAGAAAGGTGCCTGGGGGGCTTTCGTCAGCGAGAACGGCGACCGGGTCATGTGA
- a CDS encoding TolC family protein — translation MKTNNTIRLLPGWLLAGWLSASTLGIAMAQVPAGTVPTQPSVGQQPTGGAPSGQQPSAQQPAGTGAVIVQPGTPGTGAVVPSQPSTLPGTPQPGVSNTPVNLQPANVPATINSGLAPAPTGLNPNGQSGSGQPFTLQEAIDFAVKQNVNVRNSQLDAVSSEARIREVKSSALPQISISGSFTDNLIIQRAFLPAKTFNPTAPADAPDIAVEFGVPYSANASATLNQLLYSASLNVGLRAAATYRELAQRTIQATKITVAEQVSKAYYGVLVAQERAKLLDLNIGRLDTLLRETNALNKQGFVEKLDVQRLEVQANNLRAERQNVQNLIQLSYALLKFQMGLSVNDDIALTEQLQERNLDELRQLIAPDPTFQYSSRIEFSTLETQIKLAQLDIEGTQKGYFPTLSAFVNYGYNNGRSKIGQMFTTPYPNFSTAGLSLQIPVFDGGLKKYQIAQKRITLQKAQNSGELLRNSIDLQIRQSSITLNNGFQTLQTQQRNRDLAQEIVRVTRIKYKEGVGSNIEVLNAETSLREAQTNYFASLYDFLIAKVDQDKALGRLYIGQ, via the coding sequence ATGAAAACAAATAATACCATTCGCTTGCTACCGGGTTGGCTGCTGGCGGGTTGGTTGAGCGCCTCGACGCTGGGCATCGCTATGGCACAGGTACCTGCGGGTACGGTGCCCACGCAGCCATCGGTGGGGCAACAGCCTACCGGCGGCGCCCCTAGTGGCCAACAACCCAGTGCCCAACAGCCTGCCGGCACGGGGGCCGTTATCGTGCAACCCGGCACACCCGGTACGGGGGCCGTGGTGCCGTCGCAGCCCTCGACTCTACCCGGCACCCCTCAACCGGGCGTGTCGAACACGCCGGTCAATCTACAACCGGCCAACGTACCCGCAACGATCAACTCGGGCCTGGCCCCGGCACCAACGGGCCTTAACCCCAACGGGCAGTCAGGTTCGGGACAGCCGTTTACCTTGCAGGAAGCCATCGACTTTGCCGTTAAGCAAAACGTCAATGTGCGGAACAGCCAGCTCGACGCGGTCAGCTCTGAAGCGCGCATTCGCGAGGTGAAGTCCTCGGCCCTGCCGCAGATCAGCATCAGCGGTTCGTTTACCGACAACCTGATCATTCAGCGGGCCTTTTTACCAGCCAAGACGTTCAACCCAACAGCACCGGCCGATGCCCCCGACATTGCCGTTGAGTTTGGGGTGCCGTATTCGGCCAACGCCTCGGCGACGCTGAATCAGTTGCTCTACAGCGCCAGCCTGAACGTAGGCCTGCGGGCTGCCGCCACCTATCGTGAACTGGCTCAACGGACCATTCAGGCCACCAAGATTACCGTGGCGGAACAGGTATCAAAAGCCTATTATGGCGTATTGGTGGCTCAGGAACGGGCCAAACTGCTCGATCTGAACATTGGGCGGCTCGACACGCTACTGCGCGAAACCAACGCCCTGAACAAACAGGGGTTCGTGGAAAAGCTCGACGTGCAACGCCTTGAAGTGCAGGCTAACAACCTGCGGGCCGAGCGGCAGAACGTGCAGAACCTGATTCAGCTAAGCTACGCGCTGCTGAAGTTTCAGATGGGCCTGAGTGTCAATGACGATATCGCCCTGACGGAACAGCTTCAGGAACGGAACCTCGACGAACTGCGGCAATTGATTGCGCCCGACCCGACGTTCCAGTACAGCAGCCGGATTGAGTTTTCGACGCTCGAAACGCAGATCAAGCTGGCCCAACTCGACATCGAAGGCACGCAGAAAGGTTATTTTCCTACGCTTTCGGCGTTTGTCAACTACGGCTACAACAACGGCCGGAGTAAGATCGGGCAGATGTTTACAACGCCTTACCCCAACTTCTCGACGGCGGGGTTGAGCCTGCAAATTCCGGTGTTCGATGGTGGCCTGAAAAAGTACCAGATCGCGCAGAAGCGAATTACGCTCCAGAAAGCACAGAACAGCGGCGAGTTGCTGCGGAACTCCATCGACCTGCAAATCCGGCAGTCGAGCATCACGCTCAACAACGGGTTTCAGACGCTGCAAACCCAGCAACGCAACCGCGACCTGGCTCAGGAAATTGTACGCGTTACCCGAATCAAGTACAAAGAAGGCGTCGGTTCCAACATCGAGGTGTTGAACGCTGAAACCTCGCTTCGCGAAGCCCAAACCAATTATTTCGCCTCCCTATACGATTTCCTCATCGCCAAGGTGGATCAGGATAAAGCACTGGGTCGGCTATACATCGGACAATAA
- a CDS encoding TetR/AcrR family transcriptional regulator: MKEKILAEAERLFWKYGVRTITMDDIARRLAISKKTIYQHFTDKEDIVYQVVEWHMTHEQNDYCRLKEKELNPIEEIVLASNMMRQHADKVNPSLLLDVQRYFPKAWEVFLKHKENHITKDLIDNLQRGVEQGLYRSDFDIETMARLRIELIQLGFDERVFPHQRDVYTTQDQLLDHYIRGILSASGLASYEALKTKVNEYNLSIYENK, from the coding sequence ATGAAAGAAAAGATATTGGCTGAAGCAGAACGGCTCTTCTGGAAATATGGCGTTCGGACGATTACGATGGACGACATCGCCCGGCGGCTGGCCATCTCCAAGAAGACGATCTATCAGCATTTTACCGACAAGGAAGACATTGTCTATCAAGTCGTTGAATGGCACATGACCCATGAGCAAAACGACTACTGTCGGCTGAAAGAAAAAGAGTTAAATCCCATCGAAGAAATTGTGCTGGCCTCCAACATGATGCGTCAGCACGCAGACAAAGTCAACCCGAGTTTACTGCTGGATGTACAACGCTACTTCCCCAAAGCCTGGGAGGTCTTTCTGAAACACAAGGAAAACCACATCACCAAAGACCTGATCGACAACCTGCAACGCGGCGTGGAGCAGGGACTTTACCGGTCCGATTTCGACATTGAGACGATGGCCCGGCTACGGATTGAGTTGATACAGCTTGGCTTCGATGAGCGCGTTTTTCCCCACCAGCGGGATGTGTACACCACCCAGGATCAGCTCCTCGACCACTACATCCGGGGCATTCTGTCGGCGAGCGGGCTGGCTAGTTATGAGGCATTAAAAACAAAAGTGAACGAGTACAACCTGAGTATCTATGAAAACAAATAA
- a CDS encoding efflux RND transporter permease subunit: MRFSDYKTLGFTNWCVENRTAVYIFTILITLGGLFVYNNLPKEQFPDIKIPTIIVQTVYFGTAPADIENTINKPIEKQIKSITGVKRVKSNALQDFSLITVEFNPDVQVPEALQRVRDAIDKAKRDLPQKVDSGPTAQDVNFSEFPIMNINLAGNFSLNQLKDYAEDMQDAIEAMPEISRVDIVGALKREIQINVDLPRMQSSGLAFYDIQSAVQGENINVSGGDLDVDGVRRTLRVKGEFTNVDQIRQLQIRTATGATLRLGDVADVQDSFEEQQDFARLDNKTVVTLNVIKRAGANLLSASEKIEHTIEEYKADRFPQGLDIKITADQSERTKEDVNDLVNTVVLGFIFVVLVLMFFMGVRDAIFVGLSVPLSALVAFVLMPILGPIVGTAFTLNTIVLFAFLLGLGLVVDDAIVVIENTHRLFNQNKDWTIQQAVKAAAGEVFIPVLSGTLTTIAPFFPLLFWPGIVGEFMKFLPLTLILTLFASLFVAYVINPVFAVSFMNRHDDDHHEDNQGFDAIKRPLIVMTVLAVIGYVMDRGLGNLFVLFIVLYVFNHYVLTPYLIVPFQENLLPKLKNGYRRLISFLLVGWRPVGAVAAAFGLLVMTFLLMGVFPPTVIFFPSGEPDYIYVYNEMPQGTDAKVTDSLTKVIEKRVYKVLNDNNAMAAVNSVISNVGKNAGDPQNPDRNATPQKSKVTVAFKGSQHRDGLPTDSILSKVRVAMQGIPGTEISVQRESNGPPTGKPIAVEIAGDDFATLQQLEKQVRQRIQQAGIEGIEQLKSDLVTNKPEIVLNINRDKAEREGISSQQVAFSIRTALFGTEISKFRDPKDEYPIMLRLKKDNRGQIERLLSQNIVYRDMNSGGALRQVPLTSVVDVQYSTTFSQINRKNQERVVTLSSDVVAGYNANQIVAQIQQLVNDMDVPNGYSIRMGGEQEDQQESMNFLVSAFGIAILLIYLILATQFNSVIKPFIIFTTILLSLIGVFLGFMITGKDFSVIMSGVGIIALAGIVVKNGILLIEFIEELRGRGIPTREAIIEAGGTRLTPVLLTAAAAVLGLVPLAFGISMNFVSLFRDFDANLIIGGASSVFWNILAWTIIYGLTFSTVLTLVIVPCLYWINERVRDKWFRKGNQATVPAHQEEPAEV, from the coding sequence ATGCGCTTTTCAGACTACAAAACCCTCGGCTTTACCAACTGGTGCGTCGAGAACCGGACGGCAGTCTACATTTTCACCATCCTCATTACGCTGGGGGGGCTGTTTGTGTACAACAACCTGCCGAAAGAGCAGTTTCCCGACATCAAGATCCCGACGATCATCGTGCAGACGGTGTATTTCGGTACGGCACCCGCCGATATCGAGAATACCATCAACAAGCCGATTGAGAAGCAGATCAAGTCGATCACCGGCGTGAAGCGGGTGAAATCAAACGCCTTGCAGGACTTCTCGCTCATCACCGTCGAGTTTAACCCCGACGTGCAGGTGCCCGAAGCCCTCCAACGGGTCCGTGACGCCATCGACAAGGCGAAACGCGACCTGCCGCAGAAGGTCGACAGCGGCCCAACGGCGCAGGACGTGAACTTCTCGGAGTTCCCGATCATGAACATCAACCTGGCCGGTAACTTCTCGCTGAACCAGCTGAAGGACTACGCCGAAGACATGCAGGACGCCATCGAGGCCATGCCCGAAATTAGCCGGGTCGACATCGTGGGTGCGCTGAAACGGGAGATCCAGATCAACGTGGATCTACCCCGGATGCAGTCGTCGGGCCTGGCGTTCTACGACATTCAGAGTGCCGTTCAGGGCGAAAACATCAACGTGTCGGGCGGTGACCTCGACGTGGACGGTGTGCGCCGCACGCTGCGCGTGAAAGGTGAGTTTACCAACGTCGATCAGATCCGGCAGTTGCAGATCCGCACCGCAACCGGCGCAACCCTGCGCCTGGGCGACGTGGCCGACGTGCAGGACAGCTTCGAAGAGCAGCAGGATTTCGCCCGCCTCGACAACAAGACGGTCGTGACCCTCAACGTGATCAAGCGCGCCGGGGCCAACCTGCTGTCGGCATCGGAGAAAATCGAGCACACGATCGAAGAATACAAAGCCGACCGCTTCCCGCAGGGGCTCGACATCAAGATCACGGCTGACCAGTCGGAGCGGACGAAAGAAGACGTCAATGACCTGGTAAACACGGTGGTACTGGGCTTCATCTTCGTGGTATTGGTGCTGATGTTCTTCATGGGTGTGCGTGACGCCATCTTCGTGGGCCTGTCGGTGCCGCTCTCGGCGCTGGTGGCCTTCGTGTTGATGCCCATTCTGGGGCCAATTGTGGGCACGGCCTTTACGCTGAACACGATCGTGCTGTTTGCCTTCCTGCTCGGGTTGGGCCTGGTGGTCGATGATGCCATCGTGGTGATCGAAAACACGCACCGGCTTTTCAACCAGAACAAAGACTGGACGATTCAGCAGGCCGTAAAAGCAGCCGCCGGTGAGGTGTTCATTCCCGTACTCTCGGGTACGTTGACAACCATCGCGCCCTTCTTCCCGCTGCTATTCTGGCCGGGTATCGTGGGCGAATTCATGAAATTCCTGCCCCTGACGCTCATCCTGACGCTCTTCGCCTCGCTGTTTGTGGCCTACGTGATCAACCCCGTCTTTGCGGTGTCGTTCATGAACCGCCACGACGACGATCACCACGAAGACAACCAGGGTTTCGACGCCATCAAACGGCCGCTGATCGTGATGACCGTGCTGGCCGTGATTGGGTACGTGATGGACCGGGGGCTGGGCAACCTGTTCGTGCTGTTCATCGTGCTGTATGTGTTCAACCACTATGTGCTGACGCCGTACCTGATCGTACCGTTCCAGGAAAATCTGCTGCCGAAGCTAAAAAATGGCTACCGGCGCCTGATCTCGTTCCTGCTCGTCGGCTGGCGGCCGGTGGGCGCGGTGGCGGCGGCCTTTGGTTTGCTGGTGATGACGTTCCTGCTGATGGGTGTTTTCCCCCCGACGGTAATCTTCTTCCCCAGTGGTGAGCCTGATTACATCTACGTCTACAATGAGATGCCTCAGGGCACCGACGCTAAAGTGACCGATTCACTGACGAAGGTGATCGAGAAGCGGGTGTACAAGGTCCTCAACGACAACAACGCGATGGCGGCCGTCAACTCGGTGATCTCCAACGTGGGTAAAAACGCCGGTGACCCACAGAACCCCGACCGCAACGCCACGCCCCAGAAATCGAAGGTGACGGTCGCGTTCAAAGGCTCGCAGCACCGCGACGGCCTCCCGACCGACTCCATCCTGTCGAAGGTCAGAGTGGCCATGCAGGGCATTCCCGGTACCGAAATTTCGGTGCAGCGCGAAAGCAACGGCCCCCCAACGGGTAAACCCATCGCGGTCGAGATTGCGGGCGACGATTTTGCCACGCTCCAACAGTTGGAGAAGCAGGTACGTCAGCGTATTCAGCAGGCGGGCATCGAAGGCATCGAGCAGTTGAAGTCGGACCTCGTGACCAACAAGCCGGAGATTGTCCTGAACATCAACCGCGACAAGGCGGAGCGGGAAGGCATCAGCTCGCAGCAGGTGGCCTTTAGCATCCGTACGGCCCTGTTCGGTACGGAAATCTCGAAGTTCCGCGACCCGAAAGACGAATACCCGATCATGCTCCGGCTGAAGAAAGACAACCGTGGCCAGATTGAGCGGCTGCTGAGCCAGAACATCGTGTACCGCGACATGAACTCGGGCGGCGCGCTGCGGCAGGTACCGCTGACCTCGGTCGTGGACGTGCAGTATTCGACGACCTTCAGCCAGATCAACCGCAAGAATCAGGAGCGGGTGGTTACCCTCAGTTCCGACGTGGTGGCGGGCTACAACGCCAACCAGATTGTAGCGCAGATCCAGCAGTTGGTCAACGACATGGACGTACCCAACGGCTATAGCATCCGCATGGGTGGTGAGCAGGAAGACCAACAGGAGTCAATGAACTTCCTGGTGTCGGCCTTCGGCATCGCCATTCTGCTGATCTACCTGATCCTGGCAACGCAGTTCAACTCGGTGATCAAGCCGTTCATCATCTTCACCACGATTTTGCTGTCGCTGATTGGTGTGTTCCTCGGCTTCATGATTACGGGCAAAGATTTCTCGGTGATCATGTCGGGCGTTGGGATTATCGCCCTGGCGGGTATCGTGGTAAAAAATGGCATTCTGCTCATCGAGTTTATCGAAGAGTTACGCGGCCGGGGCATCCCGACGCGCGAGGCCATCATCGAAGCGGGCGGCACTCGTCTGACGCCGGTATTGCTGACGGCAGCGGCGGCGGTACTCGGTCTGGTGCCCCTGGCGTTTGGTATCTCGATGAACTTCGTGAGCCTCTTCCGCGACTTCGACGCGAACCTGATCATCGGCGGGGCCTCTTCGGTCTTCTGGAACATCCTGGCCTGGACGATCATCTACGGCCTGACCTTCTCGACCGTCCTGACGCTGGTGATTGTGCCCTGCCTCTACTGGATCAACGAGCGCGTCCGCGACAAGTGGTTCCGCAAAGGCAACCAAGCGACCGTACCGGCTCATCAGGAAGAACCGGCCGAAGTATAG
- a CDS encoding efflux RND transporter periplasmic adaptor subunit codes for MKHTYLTIFLLAATASGTLLTSCGGEKKSDLQTKKEELAKLKGEQGDLNAKIKTLETELAKLDPVKREEAKVKAVSVSPVTATTFRHFVELQGSIDAKNNVQVSPKGAGGTITAMYVTEGTPVRAGQVIAKLDDQIVRESLNEVQTQLALANTVYEKQANLWKQQIGTELQYLQAKSNKESLERRIATIKAQIGQSNVTAPISGVVDQVNAKVGMTAAPGMGIVRIVNLSQLKVVAKVADTYAGTVRKGDAVQINFPDINRQLNARISFVSTSVDPLSRTFTIEAPLPSSSDLKPNMLAQVKINDASTPNAVVINQNLIQNTENGQLVYVAVNEGGKRVAKARKVTTGQSYGGQIEIKQGLSTGDQLITQGYQEVTDGQAISF; via the coding sequence ATGAAACATACCTATTTAACCATATTCTTGCTTGCGGCGACCGCCTCAGGTACGTTGCTGACGAGTTGCGGTGGGGAGAAGAAGAGCGATCTTCAAACCAAGAAAGAAGAGCTGGCCAAGCTCAAAGGAGAGCAGGGCGACCTGAACGCCAAGATCAAGACGCTGGAAACCGAACTGGCCAAGCTGGACCCGGTGAAGCGGGAAGAAGCCAAAGTAAAAGCGGTGTCCGTATCGCCGGTAACGGCCACGACCTTCCGCCACTTTGTGGAGTTGCAGGGCTCGATCGACGCCAAGAACAACGTGCAGGTGTCACCCAAAGGAGCCGGTGGCACCATCACGGCCATGTACGTGACGGAAGGAACGCCGGTGCGGGCCGGGCAGGTGATTGCCAAGCTCGACGATCAGATCGTGCGCGAGTCGCTCAACGAAGTGCAGACGCAGCTGGCACTGGCCAACACGGTCTACGAAAAGCAGGCGAACCTCTGGAAGCAGCAGATCGGCACCGAGTTGCAGTACTTGCAGGCCAAGAGCAACAAAGAGTCGCTGGAGCGCCGCATCGCTACCATCAAGGCGCAGATTGGGCAGTCGAACGTAACGGCGCCGATCTCGGGTGTGGTCGATCAGGTGAACGCGAAGGTGGGCATGACGGCCGCACCGGGCATGGGTATCGTGCGGATCGTGAACCTCTCGCAACTGAAAGTGGTGGCGAAAGTAGCCGATACGTATGCAGGTACCGTTCGGAAAGGCGACGCCGTGCAGATCAACTTCCCCGACATCAACCGGCAGTTGAACGCCCGCATCAGTTTCGTGTCGACTTCAGTTGATCCGCTGAGCCGCACCTTCACGATCGAGGCTCCGCTGCCGTCGAGTAGCGACCTGAAACCGAACATGCTGGCGCAGGTTAAAATCAACGATGCCTCGACGCCCAATGCCGTTGTCATTAACCAGAACCTGATTCAGAATACGGAGAACGGACAGCTCGTCTATGTGGCTGTCAACGAGGGCGGGAAGCGCGTGGCGAAGGCCCGCAAAGTAACGACGGGCCAGAGTTATGGTGGCCAGATTGAGATCAAGCAGGGCCTGAGCACTGGTGACCAGCTCATCACGCAAGGCTACCAGGAAGTGACGGATGGACAGGCCATTTCATTTTAA